GCTGAGGCCTATGCGGCAGGAGAATTGAAACACGGGCCATTAGCGTTAATTGATGCTGATATGCCAGTGATTGTCGTTGCACCAAATAATGAATTATTAGAAAAAGTAAAATCGAACATTGAGGAAGTGCGAGCTCGTGGTGGTCAATTATACGTATTTGCCGATAAAGAAGCAGGATTTACGCCAAGTGAAGGAATGAAAATCATCACGATGCCAAAAGTCAATGATATTGTTGCACCGATTTTTTATACCATTCCAATGCAATTACTTTCTTATTATGTGGCTTTAATTAAAGGCACTGATGTAGATCAACCTCGTAACTTAGCAAAATCAGTTACCGTTGAATAAAGTGCGGTTGATTTTAATGTAATAAAAAAAACGGTGAAATTTCACCGTATTTTTTTAGTTAAATAATCTTCTTTGTTTCCGTGTTTTAATCACTTGTGCGATTAACAATAATGTGAGAATAACCACATATAGTGAAAAAATAACCACTAGCCATTGCACCATCGTTAAACCAAATAATGACCATTGGCTTTCATTACAAGAGCCAGTTGGGTTAAATATAAATGGAAACCATTGATGAAATGGTAAAGTCTCGGGAAAATTTGGAATAAACTCACATTGTTTCCAAGGAGCTGGATTCATTTGCAAATCAAGATGACGAAATGAAATCAATAAGCCCTTAATACTGCTGAATAAACCTAAAGCCAAGGCGATTAATCGAAGTATGAAAGCAAGAGGTTGAAGTAATGCAATAATGCCCGCTACAAATAAGCCAATCATTGCTAAACGTTCATAAACACAGAGCACACAAGGTTGTAAGCCCATTCCATATTGGAAGTAAAGTGCGGTGGATTCTAAGGCTAAACTTGAAAAAGCCAATAAAAACCACACAAAACGTTTTTCGGAAAATTGTTTTAATAGCGCGAGCATTTTTTCTCCTTAAATTGGCAAAATTAAACCTAAACTTGCTAACCAAATTGTGGCAGCTGGTAAAATAAATTCAATAGCCAGTAAACCAATGATTGAAAGTACAATCGTGTAAGGTAAAGCCATATAAACCATTCTGCCATAAGAAAGGCGAATTAATGGCGAAATTGATGAAGTCAATAAGAATAAGAAAGCAGCTTGCCCATTTGGTGTTGCAACTGATGGTAAGTTTGTACCTGTATTAATGGCAACAGAAAGCAATTCAAATTGATGCGGTGCAATTACTCCATTTGTCAGTGCAGCTTTAGCTTCATTAATATAAACCGTTGCAACAAATACATTATCAGAAATAGAAGAAAGCAAGCCATTAAACAAATAGAATAAAGCAAGTTGTGTATTTTCTTCCGCAGAAAGAACGAAGTGAATAATTGGTGAAAAAAGTTTTTGATCAATAATTACTGCAACAACAGAAAAGAATACAACGAGCAATGCAGTAAAGGGTAAAGATTCCTGAAAGGCTTTACCGATAGTATGTTCATCCGTCACACCAGTGAAAGACGTAGCAAAAATGATGATACTTAAACCAATTAAACCGACTGCGGCAAGATGGAATGCTAATCCAAGAATTAACCAAATTGCGATTAACGCTTGCATACCTAATTTAATTTTATCTTGTTTAGACATTTTTTCTGAATTAGTGCGATCTAAGTCTGATAAGACTTTCCACACTTCGTCTGGTAATTTCTCGCCATAACCAAATAATTTGAATTTTTCGACCAAGAAACAAGTGAGTAATCCGCAGATAAACACAGGAATAGTCACGGGTGCCATACGGAGGAAAAATTCCATAAAGTTCCATTTTGCTTGTTCTGCAATAATTAAGTTTTGTGGTTCTCCAACAACGGTCATTACACCACCGAGTGCAGTTCCTACACCCGCATGCATCATTAAACTACGTAAGAATGCACGGAATTTTTCTAAGATTTCGTGCTGTTGTTCAATAATTTTTCTATCGTCTGAAATATCAACCGCATCAATTAAATTATTGCCTGATGCAACTTTGTGATACACACCATAAAATCCCATTGCGACACTAATGATAACAGCAACAACCGTTAAAGCATCGAGAAAAGCCGATAAAAAAGCAGCACTAAAACAAAAGGCAATAGAAAGTGCAATTTTAGAACGAATTTTGACAAGTAATTTAGTAAATACATAAAGCAGTAATTGTTTCATAAAGAAAATACCTGCCACCATAAATATCAGTAGCAAGATCACTTCAAAGTTTGCCATAATTTCTGCTTTGACGTGTTTGGCATTTGTCATTCCAATAATAATAGCTTCAATTGCTAATAGACCACCTGGTTGAAGAGGGTAGCATTTTAATGCCATTGCCAATGTGAAAATAAATTCTGCAACCAGTAACCAACCCGCAATAAAAGGACTAATAAAAAAGAAAACAATTGGATTTATAATAAGAAAAACTACAATGGCAAGTTTGTACCATTCTGGACTTGCCCCAAGAAAGTTTTTCATAAAAGCCTGAATGTTTGTCATAGTGAACTCCATTATTTTTATCACGCGAACATTGTAATATATCCCCCTTTAAAGGATAATAAAAACCAAGTAATTTTTTTATAAAATTGCATTTTTTTTGATTTTTATCTGATTTTTAATTGTAATGCAAAACAATAACGACATTTTAAAAGCCCAAAGTCCAGCAGCTTTAGCAGAGGAATATATTGTAAAGAGTATTTGGCAAGATGTTTTTCCTTCGGGCAGTAATTTGCCATCAGAACGTGATTTAGCCGATAAGATTGGTGTAACTCGCACCACCCTACGTGAAGTTTTACAACGTTTGGCTCGTGATGGTTGGCTAACAATTCAGCACGGCAAACCCACCAAAGTAAATAATATTTGGGATGCTGCAGGGCCGAATATTATTGAAACCCTAATTGCTTTGGATATGCAGTCCGCGCCCTTAATTATTGATAATATGCTCTCTTTACGTAGTAAAATGTCGGAATCTTACATTTATGAAGCAGTAAAAAATTCCCCTCAAAAATCAACCGCACTTTTTGCTGAATTAGAGCAATTACAAAACACAGCACAAGATTACACAGAATTTGATTACCAATTATTTCGTCAATTTACTGTTGTTGCCAACAAACCCTTTTATCGTTTAATTTTCAATAGTTTAAAAGGCGTTTATCAGCGAATAGGGTTGTTATTTTTTAAAGAAAAAAAACACCGTGAATTAACAAAGCAATTTTATTTAGAAATGCAACAAATTTGTCTTGAGGGAAATGCAGATGCAGTAGTGGATTGCATCCGTAAACATAATTTACGTTCTTCAACCTATTGGAAAGCCATTTTAGAACGATTGCCACAAAATTTATCAGATTAATACTGGAAGCGAATTTAAGAAAAAAACATAAAACTTTTCTTATAATTACAAAATCATTTTCACCAATTTATCTGCTTTAATTCGTGCAAATTTTTTCAAAAGTTTTTGCACTGGTTCTGGGTATTGATTCAATTCTTCTAATTCAGAGTAATGTTTTAATACTTTTGTATGTTGGCGAATTTGGTTTTGCTCTTTTTCCACTTGGGCTAAAAGCTGTTGTTGTGGATCGTAAATTAATAAGCCATTTTCTGCATCCAAACGCCATGCTCGAGGGTTAAGATTATTGCCCGTCAATAAAATATAACGGTCATCTACCCACACACCTTTTAAGTGGTAGGTATTATCGCCATCACGCCATAAACGCACCACAAGCTGACCATTTTCAATTTGAGTCTCAAATTTTTCACAGAAACGGCGAAGATTACTTTCATAAAGATAAGGTAATGCCCCCGCCATTTTGAATGGTTGTTCTGGTGGAATGTAAAAATCGTTTGCGACTTTATCGCCAACAATAATTTCTACTTGTTTACCGCTTTCCAATAATGTTGCTATTTTATGTTGCAATGTGCGTGGGAAATTAAAATATGGCGTACAAATCACCAATTTTTCTTGTACTTGTAAGAATAAATCTTCAATTACTTGATTTAATTCGTTGCCCGATGCGCCTAAGCCAAACAGTGGCGATACGCTTAAAACATTCGGTAATTTCACCGCACTTTTTAATGAATATTCTCCATTTTGAGCAAGGTCTTTACGATAAGCTCGAATATTACCGCGGATCTCTTTAGTACGAGGGCGGTTGGTCACATCAAGTGGATAAACTGCACTGAAATCTAACAAGTAATCATTGATGAAATTTACCATTGAATCAGCTAATTCGGCATGAGTGATTTTTTGATAGCGGTCGTAACGATATTTTTCAAATTGATGAAGATAGACATTATTAATACTTGCACCGCTATAAAGCACCGTATCATCAAATACAAAGCCTTTGACATGCAATACACCAAAAACTTCTCGCGTATTAATTGGCACGCCAAAGAACATATTCGGATCATCAGGTAACTGATAAGTTTGGCGTTGCTCGCAATACCAGTCTGCATTAGTGGCAGATTTTTCCGCCCCTAATAAATTGCGTTGTGCACGATGCCAATCTATGAGAATTTTTACATCCAAGTGTGGATTTTCTTGCTTCACGCGATAAATTTCATCGAGAATTTCCTGTCCCGCTTCGTCTTTTTGCCAATAAAGTGCGGTGACATAAATACGTTTTTTTGCGTTTCTGATTAATTCAATAATTTGAGTTTTAAATTCAGCCGAGCTACCCAAAAATTCAATTTGCTCAGCTTGCAAAGCAAGGAATGGCAAATTATTTAAATTTTGTTCAGCTCGTTTGGTTTTATTGATTAACATAATCCATCTCGTGATTAAAGACTAGTGCGTTAGTTTACAATATTTCACGTGCTTATTAATAGAAAAAAGGCTTTTTTTCGTTATAATGCTCACAAATTTTAGCATTTTTTGGCTAAAAAACAGCCATTTTTACTCAGGGAAACCCTATGAACGACAAACGCAAACCGTCTTTTCAATCCGCAGGCAAAACCTTTCAAGAACGCTCAGTAGGTGAAAAATACAGAGAAAAACCAAGCCAAAATCGACCGCACTTTAATGATAAATTTAATGGAAATAGAAACGAAAAATCTCGTTTTCCTCGTGATAAACAAGAAGTGAAAGAAACTAGAATTAAGCAACTTTCTTTATCTCGCGCACCATCAAATAAAAATACAGAACAACCTAAGGTTCAAGTGACAATAAAAAGTACGGGTACGGTTTATAAAACGAAAGAAAAGAAAACTGGTGCGCTTTCTCCTCGTGCGCCTGAAAAAATTAAGAAAAACCGTGCGGAAGAAATGAAGGTTTACGGTGAAAATGCCTGTTTAGCTTTATTTGCAGAGCGTCCTGAAAGTATTGTTCGATTGTGGGCAACCGTGCAAATGTCACACAAAATTGGCGAGGTATTGAGTTATTTAGCCGAAAACAAGAAGGCTTATCACGTTGTAGATAGTGAAGAATTAGCCCGAGTGAGCGGAACAGAACATCACGGTGGCATTTGCTTATTGGTGAAGAAACCGCGTGCTTTCACGTTGCAAGGGTATTTGGATATTCCTCATAAAGAAGATTGTTTAGTGCTATTGGACAACGTGAATAATGCACAAAATATCGGAGGTGTATTGCGTACTTGTGCTTATTTTGGCGTGAAAAATATTGTCGCCGATAATGTGGAAAATCTGTATTCGGGAGCCTCTATGCGTGTAGCAGAAGGTGGCGCAGAATATATTCGTGTGTTAGAAACGGATGATATTGATTCGGCTTTGATGCACTTGCGTAAATCAGGCTATCAAATTATTCACGTATCGCACAATAAACAAGGCGACCCATTGGATAAAGTGCGGTTAAAAAATAAAGTGGTTTTTGTGCTAAGTGAAAGTTCTACGGAAAGTTTAGCGACGCCAGAAGATACACAAGTGCGTTTAACGCTCGCAAGTCCAATTAAATCAGGCTTAAACATTGCAGTGAATGCGGGTGTGTTGTTAGCGAAGTGGTATTTTAGATAGTGTATGATTAAAGGGGAAACGATTTCCCCTTTAAAATTTCAAATAAAAGTCTTTAGTCAATTCAATAAACGCTTCAGTGTATTGATTATCCGCATCATAAATTACCAATTGATCTTGCATTAAAACTTCGGGTTGTTTGGCAAAGGTAAGCAACATTCTCTGGGGCGTTTTTCCTATTTTAGTGATGACATTCGTCTGTTTTATGCAAAAAAGTGCGGTGGATTTTGTGAGCGTTTTGCCTGCATCATAAGGCAAAACAAAACTTATTTTCCCATTTTCCGACAAGCGTGTTGCAGCCCATTCTAACCAATTTAAGTGGCTTTGCTTGGTATAACGAGCCAATTCTCGTTCTTCATTTTTACAAGCGATACCTTGTTCAAAATAAGGTGGATTTGCCACAATTAAATCAAAGGTTTGTTCAGTGGTTTGTAAAAAATGTTGTATATCCGCTTGAGTAAGTTGAATGCGATTTTTCCACACTGAATTATTGATGTTTTCTTGTGCTTGTTTTGCTGCAATGGGATCCAACTCAACCGCTTGAATTTGACAGTTTTCTTCAGTTCGTTGTGCTAACATTAAAGTCAATAATCCTGTGCCACTGCCCATATCTAAAATATTTTTACAATGCTTTACATCAGCCCAAGCACCTAACAAAATGCCATCAGTGCCGACTTTCATGGCACAAGAATCTTGATTGATATGGAATTGTTTAAAGGTAAATCCGCTCATAAATTTTTCGTAAATTGACCGCACTTTCAGGTATAATCCTCGACGATTTTAACAAAGAACCGCACAATAATGAATTTATCCCAATTTGAACAATTCGATCTTTCTCCAGAACTTTTAAAGGCACTTGAGAAAAAAGGTTATTCCCGCCCAACAGCTATTCAGATGGAAGCCATTCCTGCCGCAATGGAAGAGCGTGATGTATTAGGCTCTGCACCAACGGGAACAGGGAAAACCGCTGCTTTTTTATTACCTGCGCTACAACATTTATTGGATTATCCACGCCGTAAACCAGGGCCACCGTGTATTTTGATATTAACACCAACCCGAGAACTGGCAATGCAAGTGGCTGAACAAGCGGAAGAATTAGCGCAGTTCACCCATTTAAATATTGCGACAATTACAGGTGGTGTGGCGTATCAAAATCACGGTGATGTATTCAATACCAATCAAGATTTGGTGGTGGCTACGCCAGGTCGTTTATTGCAATACATTAAGGAAGAAAATTTTGATTGCCGTTCCGTTGAAATGCTGATTTTTGATGAAGCCGATAGAATGTTACAAATGGGATTTGGGCAAGATGCGGAAAAAATTGCAGCTGAAACCCGTTGGCGGAAACAAACTTTGTTGTTTTCTGCAACCTTAGAAGGAGAGTTATTGGTCGATTTTGCGGAGCGTTTGTTGAATGATCCTGTGAAAGTAGATGCGGAACCAAGTCGCCGTGAAAGAAAAAAAATCAACCAATGGTATTATCACGCAGACAGCAATGAACATAAAATCAAATTGCTCGCGCGTTTTATTGAAACTGAAAAAGTAACCCGTGGAATTGTATTTGTTCGCCGTCGTGAAGATGCGCGTGAAGTTTCTGAAACATTGCGTAAACGAGGCATTCGTTCCGCATATTTAGAAGGCGAAATGGCACAAACTCAACGTAACAATGCCATTGATAAATTGAAATCAGGTATTGTGACGGTATTGGTTGCAACAGATGTGGCTGCGCGTGGTATTGATATTGATGATGTAAGCCACGTGATGAATTTTGATTTGCCCTATAGTGCGGATACTTATTTGCATCGAATTGGACGTACCGCGCGAGCTGGCAAAAAAGGCACGGCAGTCTCTTTTGTCGAAGCGCATGATTACAAGTTGCTAGGTAAAATCAAACGTTATACTGAGGAAATTTTAAAGGCGCGCATTTTAGCAGGTTTAGAACCTCGCACTAAGCCACCAAAAGATGGCGAAGTGAAATCTGTCAGCAAAAAACAAAAGGCACGCATTAAAGAAAAACGTGAAGAAAAGAAAAAAACAGAGGCAAAGAAAAAAGTAAAATTGCGTCATAAGGATACGAAAAATATCGGCAAACGACGCAAGCCAAGTAACAGTAATGTTTAATTAGGTATGATTTAAATTCTGTTTTATATCACACTAGCAATGTGGGTTTCTTGTATTGGTATTAACTAAATTACGCATTAATAAAGCGTAATTTAAGTTAATATCTTGTGGTACATTTAAGAATACAAAATGCCCATCACCTAGTGCTGCATCAACCGTTTCATTTTTACGATTTAGCATTTTTTCAATTTTGAAATTAATATTGCCTTGTGGTGTCATCATTTCTACATTGTCGCCAAGTAAGAATTTGTTTTTTACTGCTACTTCAGCCATACCTTGTTCGTTACGTTTGCCCGTAAATTCACCGACAAATTGCTGACGATCAGAAATAGAATAGCCATATTCGTAGTTTTGGTATTCATCGTGCGTATGGCGACGTAAGAAACCTTCGGTATAACCACGATGCGCAAGGGATTCTAACGTATCCATTAAGCTTTCATCAAATGGTTTGCCTGCGGCTGCATCATCAATGGCTTTGCGGTAAACTTGAGCCGTTCTTGCACAATAATAAAATGATTTAGTACGGCCTTCGATTTTTAAAGAATGCACACCAAGTTCGGTCAGTTTTTCCACATGTTGTACGGCACATAGATCTTTTGAATTCATAAAGTAGGTGCCGTGTTCATCTTCAAACGCTGTCATTTGTTCGTCAGGCTTTTGTGATTCGGTATAAAGGAAGACTTTATCTGTTACTGTGCCATCGCCTAAGGTTGGTGCTACATTTTTCACTTCGATTTGTTGAGCAGGATCGATTTTCGGCACGATGTTGCCTACTTCATCCGTCGTGCCTTCTTCCATTTTGTATTCCCAACGGCAAGCATTGGTGCAAGTGCCTTGATTTGGATCGCGTTTGTTGATATAGCCAGAAAGTAAGCAACGGCCAGAATACGCCATGCACAACGCACCATGTACGAAAATTTCGAGTTCAATATCTGGCACTTGTTGGCGAATTTCAGCAATTTCATCTATTGAAAGTTCGCGCGATAAAATCACACGAGTTAATCCCATTTGTTTCCAGAATTTCACTGTTGCCCAGTTTACCGCATTGGCTTGCACAGAAAGATGAATATCAATATTAGGGAAATTTTCACGCACCAACATAATTAAGCCTGGATCAGACATAATTAAAGCATCTGGTTTCATATCGATGACAGGTTGTAAATCTTTAATAAAAGTTTTGAGTTTGGAATTATGGGGTGCAATGTTTACCACTACATAGAATTTTTTGCCAAGGGAATGGGCTTCATCGATCCCGATTTTCAAATTGGCGTGATTAAATTCATTATTGCGTACACGTAAGCTATAACGAGGTTGGCCTGCATAAACCGCATCTGCACCATAAGCAAACGCATAGCGCATATTTTTAAGAGAGCCTGCAGGGGAAAGTAATTCTGGTTTGAATTGGGTTGTCATAATATTCTCTTTTGTCTGATTTCAGGTCAGGGATTTACTCAAGGTAAATCGTTAGGTGGGGTATTGTAGAGAAAATATTTGGCTTGTAAAGGAAAGTGCGGTTAAATTCTTAGTAGAATTTTATGTAAAATTTAACCGCTTAATAGGTTGTATTTAATTCCTCAAATCTTAGGATAGTAATTTATCTTTCGTTTCTGAAATAAACCATAATCCAATCAAGCTCAATACAGCGTTTAGGGTTAAATAAATCCCCACACCTTTTAAGCCGTAGTGAGCATTCAGCGGTAAGGCAATGATTGCCGCAACACTTGCCCCGAATAAACCTGCAATATTATAGGT
The nucleotide sequence above comes from Haemophilus influenzae. Encoded proteins:
- a CDS encoding tRNA/rRNA methyltransferase, encoding MNDKRKPSFQSAGKTFQERSVGEKYREKPSQNRPHFNDKFNGNRNEKSRFPRDKQEVKETRIKQLSLSRAPSNKNTEQPKVQVTIKSTGTVYKTKEKKTGALSPRAPEKIKKNRAEEMKVYGENACLALFAERPESIVRLWATVQMSHKIGEVLSYLAENKKAYHVVDSEELARVSGTEHHGGICLLVKKPRAFTLQGYLDIPHKEDCLVLLDNVNNAQNIGGVLRTCAYFGVKNIVADNVENLYSGASMRVAEGGAEYIRVLETDDIDSALMHLRKSGYQIIHVSHNKQGDPLDKVRLKNKVVFVLSESSTESLATPEDTQVRLTLASPIKSGLNIAVNAGVLLAKWYFR
- the dsbB gene encoding disulfide bond formation protein DsbB — encoded protein: MLALLKQFSEKRFVWFLLAFSSLALESTALYFQYGMGLQPCVLCVYERLAMIGLFVAGIIALLQPLAFILRLIALALGLFSSIKGLLISFRHLDLQMNPAPWKQCEFIPNFPETLPFHQWFPFIFNPTGSCNESQWSLFGLTMVQWLVVIFSLYVVILTLLLIAQVIKTRKQRRLFN
- the pssA gene encoding CDP-diacylglycerol--serine O-phosphatidyltransferase, producing MLINKTKRAEQNLNNLPFLALQAEQIEFLGSSAEFKTQIIELIRNAKKRIYVTALYWQKDEAGQEILDEIYRVKQENPHLDVKILIDWHRAQRNLLGAEKSATNADWYCEQRQTYQLPDDPNMFFGVPINTREVFGVLHVKGFVFDDTVLYSGASINNVYLHQFEKYRYDRYQKITHAELADSMVNFINDYLLDFSAVYPLDVTNRPRTKEIRGNIRAYRKDLAQNGEYSLKSAVKLPNVLSVSPLFGLGASGNELNQVIEDLFLQVQEKLVICTPYFNFPRTLQHKIATLLESGKQVEIIVGDKVANDFYIPPEQPFKMAGALPYLYESNLRRFCEKFETQIENGQLVVRLWRDGDNTYHLKGVWVDDRYILLTGNNLNPRAWRLDAENGLLIYDPQQQLLAQVEKEQNQIRQHTKVLKHYSELEELNQYPEPVQKLLKKFARIKADKLVKMIL
- the yegQ gene encoding tRNA 5-hydroxyuridine modification protein YegQ; translation: MTTQFKPELLSPAGSLKNMRYAFAYGADAVYAGQPRYSLRVRNNEFNHANLKIGIDEAHSLGKKFYVVVNIAPHNSKLKTFIKDLQPVIDMKPDALIMSDPGLIMLVRENFPNIDIHLSVQANAVNWATVKFWKQMGLTRVILSRELSIDEIAEIRQQVPDIELEIFVHGALCMAYSGRCLLSGYINKRDPNQGTCTNACRWEYKMEEGTTDEVGNIVPKIDPAQQIEVKNVAPTLGDGTVTDKVFLYTESQKPDEQMTAFEDEHGTYFMNSKDLCAVQHVEKLTELGVHSLKIEGRTKSFYYCARTAQVYRKAIDDAAAGKPFDESLMDTLESLAHRGYTEGFLRRHTHDEYQNYEYGYSISDRQQFVGEFTGKRNEQGMAEVAVKNKFLLGDNVEMMTPQGNINFKIEKMLNRKNETVDAALGDGHFVFLNVPQDINLNYALLMRNLVNTNTRNPHC
- the nhaB gene encoding Na(+)/H(+) antiporter NhaB, with the protein product MTNIQAFMKNFLGASPEWYKLAIVVFLIINPIVFFFISPFIAGWLLVAEFIFTLAMALKCYPLQPGGLLAIEAIIIGMTNAKHVKAEIMANFEVILLLIFMVAGIFFMKQLLLYVFTKLLVKIRSKIALSIAFCFSAAFLSAFLDALTVVAVIISVAMGFYGVYHKVASGNNLIDAVDISDDRKIIEQQHEILEKFRAFLRSLMMHAGVGTALGGVMTVVGEPQNLIIAEQAKWNFMEFFLRMAPVTIPVFICGLLTCFLVEKFKLFGYGEKLPDEVWKVLSDLDRTNSEKMSKQDKIKLGMQALIAIWLILGLAFHLAAVGLIGLSIIIFATSFTGVTDEHTIGKAFQESLPFTALLVVFFSVVAVIIDQKLFSPIIHFVLSAEENTQLALFYLFNGLLSSISDNVFVATVYINEAKAALTNGVIAPHQFELLSVAINTGTNLPSVATPNGQAAFLFLLTSSISPLIRLSYGRMVYMALPYTIVLSIIGLLAIEFILPAATIWLASLGLILPI
- the srmB gene encoding ATP-dependent RNA helicase SrmB; the encoded protein is MNLSQFEQFDLSPELLKALEKKGYSRPTAIQMEAIPAAMEERDVLGSAPTGTGKTAAFLLPALQHLLDYPRRKPGPPCILILTPTRELAMQVAEQAEELAQFTHLNIATITGGVAYQNHGDVFNTNQDLVVATPGRLLQYIKEENFDCRSVEMLIFDEADRMLQMGFGQDAEKIAAETRWRKQTLLFSATLEGELLVDFAERLLNDPVKVDAEPSRRERKKINQWYYHADSNEHKIKLLARFIETEKVTRGIVFVRRREDAREVSETLRKRGIRSAYLEGEMAQTQRNNAIDKLKSGIVTVLVATDVAARGIDIDDVSHVMNFDLPYSADTYLHRIGRTARAGKKGTAVSFVEAHDYKLLGKIKRYTEEILKARILAGLEPRTKPPKDGEVKSVSKKQKARIKEKREEKKKTEAKKKVKLRHKDTKNIGKRRKPSNSNV
- a CDS encoding tRNA1(Val) (adenine(37)-N6)-methyltransferase, which encodes MSGFTFKQFHINQDSCAMKVGTDGILLGAWADVKHCKNILDMGSGTGLLTLMLAQRTEENCQIQAVELDPIAAKQAQENINNSVWKNRIQLTQADIQHFLQTTEQTFDLIVANPPYFEQGIACKNEERELARYTKQSHLNWLEWAATRLSENGKISFVLPYDAGKTLTKSTALFCIKQTNVITKIGKTPQRMLLTFAKQPEVLMQDQLVIYDADNQYTEAFIELTKDFYLKF
- the fadR gene encoding fatty acid metabolism transcriptional regulator FadR, whose amino-acid sequence is MQNNNDILKAQSPAALAEEYIVKSIWQDVFPSGSNLPSERDLADKIGVTRTTLREVLQRLARDGWLTIQHGKPTKVNNIWDAAGPNIIETLIALDMQSAPLIIDNMLSLRSKMSESYIYEAVKNSPQKSTALFAELEQLQNTAQDYTEFDYQLFRQFTVVANKPFYRLIFNSLKGVYQRIGLLFFKEKKHRELTKQFYLEMQQICLEGNADAVVDCIRKHNLRSSTYWKAILERLPQNLSD